The Aquincola tertiaricarbonis genomic sequence CGTGGGCGGCTACCGGGAACTGTCCCAGTACACCGAACTGGGCGGTTCGTTGACAGTGTTTGCTCTGCCCAATTGATCGGGCAAGAGGTTTAAAAAGGTTGGATGGGTGGGGGGCAGGTTCCCGCCGGGCCATCGGCGGGCCAGCCCCCTTTTTTTTCGGATCTCAAGGACACAGACTCATGAAGTTGAAGCAGACGCTGGCGCTCCTGGCCTGCGCAGGGTTCACGATGGCCGCGACGGCGCAGGACAAGCTCTACACCGTGGTGGACGGCACCAAGGTGGATGCCAAGACGATGGAAGGCTTTCGGGCCTGGCGTGCCGCGGCTTGCGACCGCTGCCACGGCGCCAACCAGGAAGGCATGGTCGGCCCTTCGCTGATCACCAGCCTCAAGACGCTGAGCAAGGAAGACTTCGTCAAGACCGTGCGCGACGGCCGGCTGGACAAGGGCATGCAGAGTTTCGGCACCAACAAGATGGTGATGGACAACATGGACAACCTGTACGCCTACCTGAAGGGCCGTTCGGACGGCGCCATCACCCAGGCCAAGGTCACCCCGATTCCCTGAAGGACCCCGTCATGACCGCACGCAAGCTTTACCGGCGGTTGGCCGCGGCCACGCTGCTCGCGGTGGCGGCAGCCGGCCCTGCGCTGGCCCAGGCGCCTGCGCCGGCGGCGGATGACCCGGCTCCACGCAAGGCGCTGCGCGTCTGCCAGGACCCCAACAACCTGCCCTTCTCCAACGTCAAGGGCGAAGGCATCGAGAACCGCATCGCCGAACTGTTCGGCCAGTCGCTGGGTCTGCCGGTGACCTACTACTCGTTCCCGCAGCGCATGGCCTTCATCCGCAACACGCTGCGCTACAAGCTGCCGGGGCAGGACTACCCCTGCGACATCGTGATGGGCGTGCCCGTGGGCTTCGACCAGGGCGTCTCCGTCACCAAGCCCTACTACCGCTCCACCTACGCGCTGGTGATTCCGCGCGGCAAGGGCATGGACAACGTGGCCTCGGCGGACGATTTCCTGAAGCTGCCGCCGCAGAAGCTCAAGTCGCTGAAGATCGGCATCTACGACCGCTCGCCGGCCAGCGACTGGCTCAAGAAGCACGACCTGGTGGACCAGGGCGTGCCGTACAAGATGATGAGCGCCGACCCGGCGCAGTACCCCGGCCAGATCATCGAGAACGACCTGGCCGCCGGCACCATCGATGCCGCCGTCGTCTGGGGCCCGATCGCCGGCTACTTCGCGCAGCGCGTCAAGCAGCCCGCGCTCACCGTGCTGCCGCTGAAGTCGGAAGAAGGCGTGCAGTTCGACTATGCGATGGCGATGGGCGTGCGCTACGGCGAGCGTGAATGGAAGCAGCAGATCGAAGGCCTGATCAGCACCAAGCAGGCCGACATCCAGGCCATCCTGAAGGAGTTCGGTGTTCCGTTGCTCGACAACACCGCGGGCGAACGCCGCAACTGAAGGCGGCACCGCCTCGATGAGGCTCGCCAGCGCAGCCACGGCGCTGCTGGCCGGCCTGGTGGTGCCGCATGCCCAGGCGCTGGAAGGTGCCGACCTGGTGCAGGTGGGCCAGAGCATCGTGAAGGTGGAAGCGCTGCGCACCCAGGGCGGCTATTCGCTGGGCAGCGGCGTGGTGGTGGCCGAGGACCGCGTGGTCACCAACTGTCACGTCACGCGCGATGCCGGCCAGGTGAACGTGCTGCGCGGCGGCCTGCGCTACACCGCTGAGGCACAGGCCAGCGACACGCTGCACGACCTGTGCGTGCTGGCCGTGCCGCGGCTGGGTGCACCCGCCGTGGCCCTGGCCGAGCAGGCGCCGCAGCCCGGCCAGTCGGTCAGCGCGATCGGCTTCACCGGCGGGCTGGGCCTGCAGCACAGCCCCGGCCGGGTGGTGGCCCTGCACCGCTACGACGGCGCTGAGGTCATCCAGAGCACCAACTGGTTCACCTCCGGCGCCAGCGGCGGCGGCCTGTTCGCCGACACGCAGCAGCTGGTGGGCGTGCTCACCTTCCGCCTGCGCGGCGGCAACGCCCACTACTTCTCCGCCCCGGTGGCCTGGCTGCGCCCACTGCTGGCCGAAGGCGCACTGCAGCCCATCGCGCCGCTGCAGGGGCAGCTCCAGCCGTTCTGGGAGCAGCCCGTCGCGGCCCAGCCGCGCTTCCTGCAGGCGGCGGTGTTCGCGCGTGAACGCCGCTGGCAGGAGCTGGACAGCTACGCCAGCACCTGGGCCCGCGAAGACCAGAGCGATGCCCAGCCGTGGCTGATGCGCGGCCTGGCCCAGCAGGAGATGGGCCGGCTGCCCACCGCGCAGCGCTACATCGAACGCGCCCTCACCATCGAGCCGGCTTCGCGCATCGCCTTGCTGCGCCTGGGCCTGGTGCACGTGGCGCAGGGCCACATCGACAAGGCCAAGGCCGTGCTGCTGAGGCTGCAAAGCCTGCGCTCGGACCTGGCCGGCGAACTCGACCGCGCCCTCGACCGGGCGCTGGAACATGCCACCGAGCGTGTGTCGGAGCGGGGTTGAGCCGCCCTTCACCCCCCAGCCCACACACCCCATGCAGTCCCCCTCCTTCACCCCCCACCCCGGCCTGTACGGCCGCCGCCACCTGCTCGCGCTGCTGGCGGCCACCCCTGCCCTGGCCCTGCCCGCCTGGGCGCAATCGGGCAGCGGCGACATCTCCGCGGCCGAGCGTGCCCTCTTCATGCGACCGCACCTGCTGAACGCCCAGCCCGGCCAGGCGCTGCAGTACGGCTTCCGCCATGCCGGCTCGCTGGACGCGCCCTTCGACGACCGCGTGACCATCTCGCTGGGCGCCCGGCCCGAAGGCGGCTGCTGCAGCGCCAGTGGCCAGTTCCTCACCGCCGAGCGCGCGGTGCAGTTGCCCGAGCTGCCGGTGGCCACCAGCAACCCGGTGATCCTGTACTTCCTCGAGCGCGACGTGCGCGAAATGCAGCGGCTGACCAAGGGCCAGCAAAACCACTTCCGCAAGCGCATCCGCGTGGCACTGGCCGAGCGGGCCCAGATCCGCGAAGTCAAGCTCAGCTGGCGCGGCCAGCCGGTGGAAGGCAGCGAAATCAGCATCGCGCCCTACCTGGACGACCCCAACCGCCCGCGCTTCGAGCGGTATGCGGGCAAGACCTACCTGTTCGTGCTCAGCGAGGCCGTACCCGGCGGCGTGGTGGCCTTGCGCACCACGGTGCCCGGCGCGGCCGGCACCGCCGAGCCGCTGATCGAGGACACCCTGACCCTGGACGGCGCAGAGCCCCCGACCCGCGCCCGCAGCTGACACACCCACCCGACCGCCCTCACACCTCCGCCACCCTCACTCCACGCCATGAGCCACCTTCGCACCCTCCTGCGCCCCGCCACCGTGCTGGCCCTGACCTGCGCCGCGCTGGGCAGCGCGCTGGCCGCCGACACGCCCAACGATTACCCCACCATCGACCGCGTGGTGTACGTGCAGGAATGCATGGCCACCCATCCCGGACCGCAGTTCGAGATGATGAACAAGTGCGCCTGCGCGCTGGACGCGATGGCCCGCGAGCTCAAGTACGACGACTACGTGGAGATGAGCACCGCCGCCAAGGCCACCAGCATCGGCGGCGAACGCGGCA encodes the following:
- a CDS encoding quinoprotein dehydrogenase-associated putative ABC transporter substrate-binding protein — translated: MTARKLYRRLAAATLLAVAAAGPALAQAPAPAADDPAPRKALRVCQDPNNLPFSNVKGEGIENRIAELFGQSLGLPVTYYSFPQRMAFIRNTLRYKLPGQDYPCDIVMGVPVGFDQGVSVTKPYYRSTYALVIPRGKGMDNVASADDFLKLPPQKLKSLKIGIYDRSPASDWLKKHDLVDQGVPYKMMSADPAQYPGQIIENDLAAGTIDAAVVWGPIAGYFAQRVKQPALTVLPLKSEEGVQFDYAMAMGVRYGEREWKQQIEGLISTKQADIQAILKEFGVPLLDNTAGERRN
- a CDS encoding c-type cytochrome — translated: MKLKQTLALLACAGFTMAATAQDKLYTVVDGTKVDAKTMEGFRAWRAAACDRCHGANQEGMVGPSLITSLKTLSKEDFVKTVRDGRLDKGMQSFGTNKMVMDNMDNLYAYLKGRSDGAITQAKVTPIP
- a CDS encoding tetratricopeptide repeat-containing S1 family peptidase translates to MRLASAATALLAGLVVPHAQALEGADLVQVGQSIVKVEALRTQGGYSLGSGVVVAEDRVVTNCHVTRDAGQVNVLRGGLRYTAEAQASDTLHDLCVLAVPRLGAPAVALAEQAPQPGQSVSAIGFTGGLGLQHSPGRVVALHRYDGAEVIQSTNWFTSGASGGGLFADTQQLVGVLTFRLRGGNAHYFSAPVAWLRPLLAEGALQPIAPLQGQLQPFWEQPVAAQPRFLQAAVFARERRWQELDSYASTWAREDQSDAQPWLMRGLAQQEMGRLPTAQRYIERALTIEPASRIALLRLGLVHVAQGHIDKAKAVLLRLQSLRSDLAGELDRALDRALEHATERVSERG